The Kryptolebias marmoratus isolate JLee-2015 linkage group LG1, ASM164957v2, whole genome shotgun sequence sequence CTGTCTGAATGTAACTGTTCTTTGCCTTTTCAATGCTGTAACGGCTCCAATCCTGCCTCTCCAACTTTGCCACCCCCCCTGAGCAGCAAAAAGGAAACGGGCCGAGGCCATGAGGGCCGAGGGCGGCTCGGCGACCCCCTCCCTGAACTCTGCAGATGACGACGTGTTGCTCGGCAGAGAAAACTCGCTGAGAGTGGAGGTCCTCCCTGGAGGTGCCTGCATCGGCCCCATCAGTGGCTCGGAGAGCTCTTTTATGAGCAGTAAGTGttaaaaagagagggagagaccCCTGAAATTAAGCAAGACTGAACTTAGagataaatgtgcttttttgtgACAGTGTCAGGTCATCCGGTCCTCCTCCTGCCCGTGACAAAGACTGAACCGGAGAGTCTGAGCGGCGACGAGACGGACATCAGTGAAGCTCAGTTCGAAGGGGTAAATGCGCCCCCCTTTGCTTTGGGAACCGTCTGTTTCAGGATGCCTGATAACCAGAGCTTTTATAGAGATGTCTTCTTTTCTTGCAGGACGTTCACAACAGCAGTTTCCAGGAGGCGAGCAGTTCGGCAGAAGCTCCAACCGGAGTCAGAAATGCAGAGGTAAAAACCCACAGGTCAACATTGTAGGCCGTAGAAATGACCCAAGAAGTTCATTAGGactgaatctgtttgtttgcttgttttgcagAAGCAGACAGACGACCTTAGAGCCCTTTACTGCAGCTACCTGAAAAAGGAAATAGAGAACCGTGACCAAGAAATGGCGTACAGAGCTCTGAAAATGAGGAAGCTGGAGAAAGAAATCCTGTTACTCgacaaacagctgatgtgaTCACAAAGTGACACCTGACTTTTATTAGGCCCTTATCACATGATCGGAACAACCTTTACATCGGGTCAGACAGCCGACACCAGCTCCCTCACCATGTCCTCTTCATCACAGTGCACACACAGCCACGGCCGTCTGCAGCGACGTCTCCTCCGGCTCTGGCGTCGGTTCGGTTTAGGTCTGGAGCAACACGCGGGACCCTGCCTGTACTTTTTGAAGTACTGGGTCACATGCAGAAGCATTCCTGCAGCAGTGTTATGAGGCTGTGGGTCTTCACGATGGATCGACGGCCTTGCCTCAGCGTTGCAGATTTAAATGAGACGATCACAGGCGCACTCCGCGACGAAGCCTTTAGCCTCCTGAGGTTCAGTTTGGAAGAAAGGAATCTGCCTCCCTGTTCTGATGCTCCTCTTCTCCGCTGTTTTACTCTGCAGTTTTGGTTGGATTTCACTGACAGACGGGCGCGCTGCAGCCGTGAAACGCCTCgtacctgttttttatttcagtacaGTATTTATAAGAagcatttccttttttacaaAGCAACAATTCAGAGGTATGCCGAAACCAGCTAACCTGTAGTCGTGACTTTTTCACTTCttggttcttcttcttgttttattatttatttatttatttatttccagatTCTGACTGAGGCCGGTTTTTGTTTGGCCCGTGAGGTGGAAACGTCACCGTGACCCCACGTCACTTACGTGaaacttttgtaaaaaaatgtgtgaaatgacCGATAAGGTGAGGCTGCGAGCAGCAGAGCCCCGTGTTACTTTACACCTGCAGGTTCACGCGGAAGATAAATACTGTTTAAGATGCACATCTTCAGATTTTCGTCAACTATTTATAGTACTATAGACAGCAACACATTCTGAACAACTctgattttatcttatttaagAATATAATCTGGTTCTAAAGCCTAATTTTACACTGAATCCTACACTTTATAGCCtgtatttaaactgtttttagtccTATTTAAAACAAGCTGAGACTGTTTCCTGTcgtaattattttatttatgttgctgTAGATGGAACcattgtgtatttgtttgttttttcccatgaTGCCATGATATTAATACAGAGtagtttgttttaagaaaaagtctgcttttcttttgaattatagaaataaaaacttgtttgcTCATCATCAGCTCTAGAAAACAAATAGCGAGATAAAGGCACATCATGTtaaggcagagggtgatgaaATGATGTTTACTAATCAATAGGTGATGCAGAGTATTCTAGAAAGACAGGTGTTCAGGAGGAGTCAATCCCTCCGTGCACCGCGCGCGCGTCCTCAGatccgaggaggaggaggatgaagatgaggaggagaggggggaggcCTGGACATCCTCCGGCTGGTCCGCTACAAGGAGCGCTGCGTTCAGAAAACTCCATCCAGTgggtaaataaaaccaaacaagccCCCCCgtctctgtctgctgctgcGGGTCCGGGGCTCGCCCCCTCCCCCCGACAGTCCCGCTCGGTCCCGCTGCGCTGAAGCCCTCGGCTCCCCGGGGGCCGTGCGCGTTCACGTCCCGCTCCTTCCAGACGCGCTCAGTCGAGCCCCGAAACACGGATCGGCGCGAGGCTGATTCAGACTGACCGCTTCTCATggtttggttttaacttttctaCGGCTCACGAGGAAAGAGTTCACCGTTCAGCCAAGATTGATTTAAACTAGCTTATTTTACGTCtgtgtttattaaatgtaaCCATCACCACAGAACCACAGTAAGAACACAGGCAGCCCCTCTGAAGAAACAAGCGGTTCCTGTCATTGGTCCATAGTTTCCTAAcagagctactaccacaccaggttttaccTCTGTATCGGTAACTGACTGACTTAAAGCCACTTTTATGGTTCTCTTGTGGAACCAGCTTCCaatttctgtccgtgaggctgacaccctgtctacttttaagactagactTAAAACCttcctttctgataaatcctatagttagtgTTGGTTTgagtttcctgagctctccctttgttatgctgctataggttATAGGACTGccggaggacaaactgaccacatttcctccctctgctgctgtcttcactCACTTTACTCTCCATGTTTATGCGTGTAACTATTTCTTTTACTAAcacgtttttttctttcttcttcccatagaaactacacctggaccaatctgtctgtttttgccTGAGTCTCTTtcagtcgaggcagatggccgcccatcctaagcctggttctgctggaggtttcttcctgctaAAGGGGAGTCGTTCCTTCCCACTGTTGCCAACATGCCGCTCAGGCTGGGTAGTTGTGACAAAATGGAGACTCAATGCAATCTGTTGGTTTCCTTATGCAACTTTTTTACTAATTGACATTTTCTAATTTGTTgcatgtgaatgtattgtattataattgtAGAGAATCGACAGTAATTGGACTGAAACTTTCTATATTggattgcttttattttgtgtagagccctgagatgacttgttgtgaattggtgctatataactGAATTATCATCGACTTTAAATggacaaccttttttttctataggCCTACATCAAGAAAAAAGCTTGACACTTTGACATCTCTGAGGTAAAAATGTAAACTCCTGTGATTTAGGCTCCTGGTGTTGATCACCACAAATAAGAGAAGAATCAggaatcacatttatttaataataaacaagAAGAACCATTTTATCTAACCCACAGATGTGAAGATGATCATTTACAGAATATGTTATcaaaacagtgaaataaaatccagaaaGACTTTTTGTTCCTCCTCTCTCCGATTAGAACAATTGTCTCGTCTTTGTGTGGAAAGTGCAACAAGTGGTAAAAATAAGACTGTAAcactttgaaataaacacagagagTTAAAGGTAGGATATTGCGTTTGAACTGCGAGCCTCGAACAGCGCCGCGCTGGTTTGTCCCTCGGTGCTTTCCGTACTTTCACATGACTTCCACTGGCGTGTGACCGACCCCGCATTCTTCAGGTGGCGCAGAAaaaaagccacacacacaccgagcaGCCCTGCCGTCGTCGAGGAGAGAGCTACGAAATGAACGCCAGCTTGGGAGCTTTGCCCTGCGCTTCGAGTTACCGCAGCATGTTCCAGCTCTGGCACTAAAACAGCggaggtgtttgtttttgtttttattttgttcctgttCGGCGTTTCTGTCGAGCAGCGCGGAGTGGAATTGCATGGACGCAGCGTAACCCCTATGGCTGGTCTCATGTCGCTGGACACAAGGAGGTGAGACCTGGACCCGTGAGCGTAAAAACAAGCCGAGGTTCCTCCCTGTGCGCctacaggaggaggaggaggaggaaggaaccATTTAAACACCGTCACCTGCAAAATGTCTGCCAGTCTCAGTTTGACAGCTGTAGGGTCTTAGTTTTAGTTGTCAGCGCAGAAGGTCCCCACGGTTTTCTCACTCCTGTGTATGTTTTGTGTCGCAGGTGCAACTACTTCTTCCTCTATGATGGCTCCAAGGTCAGAGGAGAGGGTGACCCTACGAGGGAGGGAATCTGCTACTTCTACCCTGAAGAGGTCTGGCTGACAGTCTGCTTCAAGCCATAACAAGAAAGTTTGAGTGTGTTGAAAAGGATGAGCCCCAAAGCTTGAATAATCCTTGCAGTCAGTGCCAGACTTCTCAACTGAGATCCTGACCGAGCTGAATTTGTTCTGGTCGGCCCCGGAAAACAATGCCTTCCACAATCTCATGCTCCGAGTATATATTaggaatgaccctcagctactaccacgccaaattttacatcagcgtctgtaaaactgaccgagttatgaatattttttttcagtcgGCTtctgttgatcagctgtggtggccatcttaaattgaactgactccaaaagttagtcagctgcagatgtgcatcctgaaagtttcattaaaatcctttcagtggttcgtgagatattttgctaacagacagagttaattccaaatagttaatggcaggatttaaaacaaagatctggcTCTATCTGTCTGTGCccagaatgtgttggggatcagtatcagctactaccacaccaagttttataTCAATATCTGTAACTGAGTGAATTACTTccattttttatgttactttatGTCAAttggactccaaaagtgaatcagtcattgatgtacatctaatgattattttaaaatctgtcctgtggttgatgagatgttttggtaaagGACAGACTCACACAGATGGGTGCAAAAGCATTTTTGCTCCTCCCAGGCGATAATTAAACAGGATTCTGATCatcacggtgtgtgtgtgtgtgtgtgtgtgtgtgtgtgtgtcagacgCCTTTAGATAAGCAGGACCTGCTGTGCGGCCAGCTGGCAGGTGTGGCCCGCTGCGTGTCCGAGCTCTCCTCCTCACCTGTGCGCACGCTCAAGCTGCGGCGCTGCAAGTTTGCCGTCCGCATGATGGCGGACTTCTTCTGGGTGAGTGGGCTGACGGCTCGTCCAGCAGCGTCAGGCTTCGTCTCACATCCGCTCTTCCCAGAACACttgaaatgtttattattaatattattgttcttatttttttatttgttttcaaggCTCTGGGCTGCTCCATGGATGTCCCCACTGTCAGCGTCTGCGAGCTGCTGGATCACCTCATCGACCTCTTCTGTTTCTACAACGGCTCGGTTCGCCAGAGCTACCAGGTGCAGCCCGCCGCCGTCTAAACTCCTTTGTTGTATTGTACCTGAATTATTGGCTTTGCATTCCAGGATCTTTTTTAAGGAAGAGGCCAGTCAACAACACAACACTGTGAACTATAAAAAGCAGTGTACTGGAGCTACACACTTCAGCTCCTTAGCTTTTACCGCTCCGAActtcagctcagcatctgtGAAATTACCCGAGTTAGAGccgtgtttgtgttggctaagctgtagcagccatcttgaattggatttctcctaaaaggtaatcagttgtagatgtccgtccaatgattacattctgagtttcattaaaattcatccagtggttcatgagatattttgctaatacgacaaattattttacacacacacagatgcgaGCAAAAACGTTATTTTCACcttcggcggcgggcgataacaaTATGAAGTGTAAAAACTAATTCATTATCACCCGAAGCACTTAAATAAAAACGGAAAAGCGGCTACAGTACAATAAGCAGATTTGCAGATGATCAGAATAGCACTCAAAGTCATACAAAGCAGTTTCTGTGCATGTTGTATCTTTCTGCAGTTTCTTatttgagcttttcttttttttgcgtCGCAGCTGAACAGTAAGGAAAGTTTGGCAGCTCAGTGGGCGCAGTACCTCTCACACATGCAGTCAGGACCCTCGGAGCTGTGCTACATCTTCAGATGTTTGAGGACCATTGACTCCACTAACGTACGTACAGGACACTGTCACAGTTCTGCTTTTGGCCCGTTATTACACCGAAGGCAGGATATGACTGTCATGATGGTCTGGGTTGTTGCGAAAGAGCTTTAAAGTGTCTCAGCAAATGATCCAAATGTTTGTATTAAATTTCTCTTACTAAGGCTTGAGAATATGCTAATAAGCAGGATTCAGGGACTTGCAGATGACATGTGATTAACAATATGACAAAGGCCAGAGTAATatttaaagtgaaacttgtttttttttatgataaaatgtaattattttttttctaatttaactcCAACAGCTTTTAAAAGGCTAGCATAAGTTGTGCTAAAAAATGTGAAGCCAAGCAGTTTGTTGTTCAGTGTCAAATTGCAAAGATTGGGAGATTCTGGAGGCATTTCTGTGGGCGTGGGCGAgcactgaaaaccaaaaattaAATAGCCCTGCCCTTTGAGTTTTCCAGCAGCGCTGAATTAACAACAGATCTGCTTTTCTAGTTTGCATTTGCGTGTTTTGCAGCGACACGTGCCTCAGCCCAGACacaagttcttttgttttcagcgCGGGGTCTTGCTCATTTCACCAAGGCAAGCTGCGTTCAGTttgtgctgaactgacctgcacTCACCTGTCGCTCAGCACAAACATGTCATTTTGttagaaaactcaaaataatCTGATCTGATGCGTCGTCTTTTAGCTGAACGCTTAGTCTTCAAATCAGTTTTGGTTTTGCAAATAATTCGAGTTCGTTTATGCTTTCTTTTGTGTTACTTTAcatccaaccttttttttttcatattctgGGTAGCACAGTGTTCACGTCGGATTCCGTTAAAATCGAAGCGACTGTGCTGCCTTTGGCACAGTTTTGTTGCGTGtacaaaacacaagcagaaacgtCACGTTTATCTGATAAAGTGTCTTGTGGCAGTAGTTAATCCGATTAAGTTATTATCCTTGAGACTgccaaataatttttttttcctctctcaaaAGCTGAGATGTAACAGTACTGGTTGTTGTTCCCAGGTCGACCCACTTCTCCTCCTGAAAGCTGCCCTCATTCTTCAGGCGTGCCAGCGATGCCCTCTGGTGCTCGTAGGCTGTATTCTTTTCAGAGGAAGGTgagctgacattttaaaattcatccaccttttattattattattatttacatagCAGGTTTTGAAATTTGGCgtcattttcttcctcttaaaGAGTTGTCAGCACACAGATGTCTCCACAGCTCACGATGAAGGTCATGGTGCATGAAAGTGAAATATACACAAAGGTAAGGAAGAACATTGTTTTCCTAAAGACATCAGCATGGCTGCACATATCTACTCATATCTAGAAATGACCTAAATCATGCAGAAACTAAAACtacaaactgcacacacacacac is a genomic window containing:
- the LOC108234931 gene encoding uncharacterized protein LOC108234931 isoform X1 gives rise to the protein MMMMMNPDRGEEETPVAALHVMTSTNASCFLRRPQLFVVLVDFQLIRKQERAHFFSSKEQDLILKLYEEEREILTAKSNTTSASKLREEAWQRIADKINAVSDSGYKRSWQQVKVKHKNIIQTAKRKRAEAMRAEGGSATPSLNSADDDVLLGRENSLRVEVLPGGACIGPISGSESSFMSMSGHPVLLLPVTKTEPESLSGDETDISEAQFEGDVHNSSFQEASSSAEAPTGVRNAEKQTDDLRALYCSYLKKEIENRDQEMAYRALKMRKLEKEILLLDKQLM
- the LOC108234931 gene encoding uncharacterized protein LOC108234931 isoform X2: MMMMMNPDRDFQLIRKQERAHFFSSKEQDLILKLYEEEREILTAKSNTTSASKLREEAWQRIADKINAVSDSGYKRSWQQVKVKHKNIIQTAKRKRAEAMRAEGGSATPSLNSADDDVLLGRENSLRVEVLPGGACIGPISGSESSFMSMSGHPVLLLPVTKTEPESLSGDETDISEAQFEGDVHNSSFQEASSSAEAPTGVRNAEKQTDDLRALYCSYLKKEIENRDQEMAYRALKMRKLEKEILLLDKQLM